TCTGGAAATTGCTGATCTGTCCGGCACGTTCCACCAACATGGCAAGTGTCGGTGTCTGAACCCTTCCAACGGTCAGCTTTTTGAAGTACTTTGTGGTGTAAGCTCTGGTTGCATTCATTCCTACCAGCCAGTCAGCCTGAGAACGGCATACAGCAGCTTCGGCCAGATGTCGGTATTCCTCTGCGGATCTCAGATGCTGCATTCCATCAAGGATTGCTGAATCTTCCAGAGAACTGATCCATAATCGTTTCACCGGCTTTTTACTTCCGGATAAGTCATAGACATGTTTGAAGATTAATTCTCCTTCACGTCCGGCATCACAGGCATTTACGACGTATTCAATTTCCGGACTGTTGAGCAGTCTTTTTAAGATATAGAACTGATCTTTCTTATCTTCTGAGACTGTAACTTTCCAGTCTTTCGGGATGATCGGGAGATCTTCATATCTCCACTGGTTAAATTTCTCATCGTAAGCATCCGGTGAAACATATTCGGCCAGATGTCCGAAGCACCAGCTGACCATACAGTCGGTTCCTTGTAAATATCCGTCTTCTCGTTCCTGTGCTCCAATCACTTCTGCGATTGCTCTTGATACACTTGGTTTTTCTGCAATTACTAAATACAAGATGTATTACCTCCTTCATATAACGAAACGGAGAGAGCATGTTTTACAGCCCCCTCCGCTAAAAAAGTTTATTTATTTTTCATTTTCTTCAAAATCTTCGTCTTCAGACTCTTCCTCATCCGGAACTTCTTCCAGTCCACCTGTTTCCAAACCTTCCGGCTGATCATCCTCATCTTCCTCTTTTTTAGGTTTATAGATCTTGAAGTAGTAGTAAGCTGCCACGCCGCCGAGAGCCAAAATCAGGATTGTTGCCATTGCACCCATATTGGTTTTTGCAGATGCTGTTTTCTCCGGATCAATGGTAGCTTCCTTGTCTACATCCTCATTATTTGTCTCATCCAGCACAACCTTCGATGTATCCGGCTGTGGTGTTACAACAGCAGCTGTACTGTCTTTATCCAGAAACTCGGACAGATCATTCTCATCAATCTGAGATAACATATAGACATTCTGGGATGTGGCACTGCGGTCGATCACGATATAGAAAGTGTTGTTATTCTTCGTTGTAACCGTAAGAAATTCCTTTGTGGAATCATCGGTAATGTCATCCTTGACTTCACCATTGCCAGGTGTCGTAAATGCAGTTCCCTGGTCTGTTCCATCTTCTGGCAGCACCTCGTTTGTGTTTGTCGCCTCGTCCTTTTTCTCTTCTTTGTCTGTTGACTGTTCCGTCTGAGTTGTCTCTACTTTGGATGCCTCTGCTGATTCATCCACATAGGCAAATGCTGTGGTTGATGCTGTAAAAAGCATCATGACTCCCAACAGCAGTCCTGCCATTTTCTTATTCATTTTCTTCCATTTCACCATTCTGATATTCCTCCTTATTTTCTTCTGTGAATACAAAGGAGCCTGAACCTTCATCGTCAGACTCCCTGCTTACCTGAAATTTAACTTTTCCACTCTGGATACCATCCAAAAGATCATATAACTGATCATTATCCATCTTCATACCACGGATGCACCTGATCATCTCATTGTCCTCTTCCTGCTTTAATGCAGCCTGGACACCCCTAAGATATTGCTGCAGATCCGCGATCTTTTTCTCTGTCTTGGCAATCTCATCCAGATATTTTTTAATCTTTTTATTCAAACTTTCACCTCCCTTCGTTCACCCCTTTATGGCAGTCTTCCAAAGCACATGAAATGTTGCTGCCAGTAGGATGTGCTGATATTTGAGTAATGGATCGGATCCCCGCAATGGATCATCATATTGTTACCGACATAGATACCCACATGGCTTGCACCGGATGTGTTATACGTTCCCTGGAAGAAAATCAGATCTCCTGGTTTTGCTTCTCCCGGTGATACATAAGTACATACGCCTCTTAATCCTTCTGCGGTCAATCGTCCATAGTTCCATCCATTACCACAATGGTTAAGGACATAGGATACGAAACCTGAGCAGTCAAATCCAGATGGAGAGTAGCCACCCCATACATAAGGTACTCCCAGATATTTTTCTGCTTCTCGGATCATCCGGGCAAATTCTTCATCCTGCAGTGCTTCCGGTGGAATCTCATAACTCATTCCATTACCGCCTGATCCACTGGTCACATTGTTTACATCCCACAGATAATTTCTGTTTCCATAGGTCGTATTTAATGCATTGTAAATAATCAGCTGCTCTGCATTCAGATTGGCTCTTGCCACAGCATCAAAGCTTCCATTTGTCAGTGTCACATATAGAATCTTCTTAGTGCTTGTACTGGTAACCGTTACTTCCTGACTGCCATTGTCATCTGCGATATAGGCTTCCCAGGTCTGGTGTCCATGAGCAGAGGCTGCAGCATGGTTATCATAGTAAACGTCAAACTGCACACCATATCTTGCAAAGGCTCCGGTATCCTCAACTGTGTATTCCACACCATTCATTACTACCTTAGTGCCAATCGGCACAAACGGATTGGAAGCATCTACGGCAATGGTATGGTTTGCAGTTGGATATGCACCACTGGCAGTTGGTCCGCCTGACCATACACCACAGCAGATTCGACAGTTACAATATCCACTGGTCACTACCTGTCCCAATGATTCTCCGACTCGAACATTTCTGGTTTCTGTCACCGTTTCTGTTCGACCTTCCGTATTCAGATGATATTGTGCTTCAAAAAGAGCTTGCAGTTCATTTTCAACATCTGAGTACGTCCAGTCCCCATATTTTGCAGTAAGATACGAGATAAGATGGTATGGATTATGACCAATCTCAGCAATGTTGTACTGATACTCGTCATAATTCGGATGTCTTCGTTCCATCTCATTAATCTGCTGGTTCAAGGCACTTTCCAAAGCAGCATATCTGTTTTCGGCAGCATAGATATCCTCGTCTGAACTTGGATACGTTGTAATACCGATCACAGATCCAGCTCCCTCGATAGAAGCACTGCAGCTCCCCAGAGATACTGAAATGACTAGAAAAAGAAGCGCAAAAATACCGATGCCTGCGAACATGGCACGATTACGCTTTATGATCTCTTTCAAGGCGATCTTTGCTTTTACCGTCATGTTCTCAACACCGGCAATGGTTGTTGCTCCACCCAGACTGTCAGCGGATTTTCCGGCTCTGGCTGCTCGGTAAGCATCCTTATATCGTTTTTTCTGGAAGAAGCGGTTATAGAAATGTCTCTTTTGTTCGGCTTTCTTTACCGTTTCTGCATTCTTGACTCCTTCCATACTTTCTGCAGAACCAAATTTCAGTTTCTTTTCTACGGTAGCCTCACGATAACCTCTGCGATGGGTTTTCACATCCGTTCGTTTGCTTCGGATCTGAGCATGACGCAGACCACGTAACGCATCTTCTGTTTCACGCTCTACAAGTCTGGCACTTTCCACACCTGCATTTTCATCTGTTTCTTCCTCTTCGGGAGAGACTGCTTTTATGCCAGATATAACAGCTTGTGTAGCAATGTATTTCCCGGCTGTCCCTCCCGGTTTCATGCCAGCACCTTTCACCATCTGATTTCCTTCATCATCAAAAGATAATCTTCCGGCTTTTGCTTGTTCTTTGGTCATCTGTTTTTGCAACTGTTTCTTCCGAATGGATTTCTTTTGGCTGTTCAGATTATTATCATCATCCGGGATTTTTTCATAACGATGCAGTTTCTTTCGATATCCGGATACTTTTTCTTCCGGTGTAACTTCAACTGTATCCTCAACAGCTTCCTGCCTGGCAGAAGATTTACGGATTTTCTCCATCTGCAGTCGTTTTCCTTTTCCTGATTTTGAATCTTCATTCTCAGCCTTTTTCCGTTCCCGTTCAGGAACAAATTCTTCCTTATTTTCCGGTCGTCCTCGACTCCTGTGACTGATATCTTTTACACTACCATCACGAAGATTTTCTTCTGTCAAACCATCCCTGGTCATCTTTGCGACCTTTTTATCTTTGCCTTTAAATTCTTTTCCAGCTATAGGTCATCACCTCCTGGCACAACTTTTCTTTCTGTACTCATTCAGTTCCTGGCGTCCTATAATCGGGATACCAGGATAACCATCTGCCTGTGTCCTGATTGCTGGAGAGCTCGCCTGAATATGAAATACCCAGTTCATCTCACTCGGATCTCTTGGCCAGAATCTATTGATCAGCATGGCTTCCTTGAACTGGTTATTGTACAGATAGATCTGGGTTCGTTTATACAAAACTTCTTTCAGATCATCACTGGTAAGATGTGGGTAGATCTTTTGTGCCGGATAGAAATTCCAGAATACCCAGTCAAGGATAATATTCTGTGTTTCCAGCGGAAGCTCATACAGATGATGATCGTCATTAACTGTATGAACACGGTATCCAGGCTGCGCATTTTCCAGATTTTTCATCTGAATGTAAGGATTATCCTGGTTCCACTGCCTGATTCGGATCTTATCGATTTCCTTCATGCTTTTCCGCCTCCATTTCTTTCTCTCGTTTTTCAACTTCTTCCGGTTTTGTAGTCATCAAACTGTACAGTTTCAAGTTCTTATCGAACTTGTCCTTAAATGGAATAATTGTTGTTCCATAGAAAAGAAGTCCTTCTCCTTCCCCGGAATTCGTCACATAGGACAACTGATATGGGGAAATATTCAGCTGTTTTGCGAGGATCTGTCTGTCACCTGCCGCCTGGTTCAGCATCAGGATAAAATCACTGTTCTCAAAGATATTTTCAATTTCCCTGCTGGCAAGAAGATCTTTGATATTCTGGGTGATACCACTTGGAATACCACCCCATTTTCTGAATCTCTTCCAGATTTCTACAGAATAAGCTGCTGTCTGTTCTTCTTTGAGCAGAAGGTGGAATTCATCGATATAGTACCTGGTAGATTTGATGCCACGGTTGATCGTAACTCTGTTCCATACCTGATCCTGGACGATGAGCATTCCGATTTTCTTCAGCTGCTTTCCAAGTTCCTTAATGTCAAAGCAGACAATACGGTTATTCAGTTCCACGTTGGTTCTATGATTGAACACTTTCAGTGATCCATTTACATAGATTTCCAGTGCTGTTGCAATCCTCTGGGCCTGTGGTTCTTTCTGTTTTCTAAGGCAGTCATACAGATCACCGAGGACCGGCATATTTTCCGGTTTTGGATCTGCAAAGTACTTCTGATACACCAGTGGAAGACAACGATCGATCACGGATTTTTCTTCCGCTTCAATGCCATCCCTGCTTCCCATGATCAGCTCACATAAGGACAGGACGAAATCGGATTTTACACCAAGTGGATTGTCATCATCGGAATAATCCATATTGATATCCATCGGATTGATATAATCCTTACTGGTCGGTGAAATGTGTACGACCTGTCCGCCAAGTGCATGGACCAGTGGATAATACTCACCCTCCGGATCTCCGATGATAATGTCATCCTTCGTGACAAAGAAAGCGTTGGTGATTTCTCTTTTTGCAGCAAAGGATTTACCGGATCCAGGTGTACCAAGGATTAGTCCATTCGGGTTTTTCAGCTTTTTACGATCCACCATAATCATGTTGTTGCTGAGTGCATTTAATCCGTAATACAGGGATTCTCCTGCCATAAAAAGTTCCTGAGTGGTAAACGGTACGAAGATAGCAGTGCTGGTCGTGGTCAGTGCACGTTTGATGGGGATATGATTGACTCCCAGCGGAACACTGCTCATCAGTCCTTCTTCCTGCTGATAGTCCAGACGTTTCAGTACACAGTTGTATTTCTGTGCAATTCCGGCAGTCTGGAAGATGGCATTGTCCAGTGCCTGTTTGGTCTTTGCTGTATTTAAAAAGAGCGCTGTTACAAGGAACATACGCTCATTTCGTGACTGCAGGTCTTCTAACAGACGCTTAGCTTCTCCGCCATACGTGTTCAGATCCGATGGAATGATATCCATATCGTATCCGGCCCGGACTGCTTTTTTCTGTTCTTCGATTTTCATACGGTTGATATCCGTCACTTTGCTTTTTACCAGCTTGATTGCCTTCATCTGATCCACAGACTGGACATGCAGGTTGACGATGAGATTCTTATCAATATCCAGAAATTCTGCCAGCATTTTATCTGTAAGCTCTGGTGCCAGGATCTGTAAATAAGAGACTGCTCCGATGGTATTTCCCATACGGAATGTATTTCTGTCCTTGAATACAAAACTGGTCGGTGCCACATAATCTTTGGTATTGAGTCCAGTACGGATCATGGAACCATAATCAAACTGGAAGTCTGTCATGATATCCGGATTGAAAGTCTCATACAAAATCTGCAATCTTTCCACTCCATTCAATGGATAGGCTGGAACTCCAAGGATCTTGAAGTTGTTCAGGATATCTGATTCAATACGTTCCAGCTTTGGCTTTGCTTCCCGGATATTATCCGCTTCGATGGAAAAGGTGATATATTTTGACTTCACCAGACCGTTGTTTCCTTTTGCCAGCTGCTGTTTCAACATCTTTGCGTATTCCATACGGACATCATCAAAAGCATCCTCCTGTGGTCGGATCCGGATGACCTGCTCAAACTCCTTCATGCTGCTCTTATGGTTGATAAAGCTCAGCTGAAAATGGATACTGGCATCAAAGTAATTGAGGAAATCACACCAGTTTTCAAAGATTGCATTTTTATCTTCGTTCTGAGCCAGCTGGTAGTTGATGTCATAGAAGCGGATGCACTTAGAATACGTTTTTCCCTGTACCCTGCAGATTCCATCTCTTCCCATTTCCTTATAAGCGATCGACTGCTGAACAGACAGTTTTTTCTGCCTGCGTTTTTCCTCCTGCTTTTCCTTTTTCTTTTTCTCTTTTCTGTCTACTTTTTTGTATCCGGTATCTGCGACAGTTTTCTTATTTTTCTTTTTTCGCAACCGTTTTTCCTCCTTTCAGTTTTCCTGTATCCGGAGACTGCTTGATCTGTTCCGGATCTGTCTCATAATAGTTTTCAGTTTCATATTTTCTAACGGGTGGACGAAGAAACTTCACCCGGATCATATGCATCAGAACATCTTCCAGATGCATCCCGTCTTTTTCGTACATGGCAAATAAAAATGCCGGTAACATCAAAAGCACCATGACCGTTGCTGCATTACTATTTCCCATCACATTACGCAAGAGGAAATAGCTTGGAATTCCCATTGCAGCACCTATACCGATACAGATCAGCTGTCTTTTGGTCAGGTTAAATGCTACTTTATTCTTTACCTTCGTTAAATCTTTCGGTACGCTGACATATGCCATGATTTTCACTCCTTCCTGTAATTTAGTGCGCGTTGAATATCGACTTACTTAAAGAGGCCGTCTTAAAGAGGCTGTAACATAAGATCACTGTGTAAGCCATAACGCCAAATAATGAAGAACTCAGATTATCTGAATACTGGATACCTGCAACAAGCACTGCATAGATTGCAACGCATACCATCATCAGAAATGCCTGGAAAGCCAGGGCAAAGAGTCCTCTGAAATAATTCGTGCCGATCTGTCCCCATTCTCTGTTACTCATAGTTGCAAATGGAATCGGCGCAACTGAGGTATATAGGTAAATCTCTATCATACGTCCATACATGATCACTGTGATCAGTACAGACAGGATTCTCATACAGAAGCCGGCGATAAGGGTTTCCAGCGCCAATACAACAAGTTCTCCGATTTCCATACTTTCCAGGGTTGTGGAAAGATCCGTCAATGCCGAAGAAATATCAATGGCGGTACTTCCTGTGATAACACCGGCCGCAGAATTAACTACGTGCTGGCCCACGTCGAATACCGCCATTGTGATCGTAAAGGTGTTACTCACCAGATAAACAGCAATCCACATTTTTACGAAGTACTTGAAAAACATCCAGGTATCAATATCATGCATGTTGTTGCGCTCGGTCAGCATAGAAATCAATTCGTAGCAGAGTACGAGTGTGATAATAATACCTGCGATCGGCATGATCACGGAATCCGATAAGTTCCGGATCATACTGAATATGCTGCCGTTCCACCCTTGCGGGGTCTGTCCAACCTGGGTAGCGATCTCACCAGTCTTTTGATTGACATCAGTAAACATCGTGTCCAGGTTGGAAGTGATCATCCCGGTTAAGAGTTCCCTCATCCATTCCTCAATCGCATCAAAAATCTGACTGAACATGGATCTCTACTCCTTTCTCTTAACCAAATAATCCACTCAGAAGCGGGATCAGCTGTGTTCCGATCAGGATAACACCACCACCGCTCATCAGCTGCTTAATTCCCTGGGATTTTACTGATGTGCGATAAAGAAGTAATAGAAGTGTAAAAAATTTTGCCGTTCCTATCCGGCACTTGCGCATTGTGTCGGATAGGTCGGGCGGTTATTCGGGCAAGTCCACCTTGCCAACAAAAGAATAATAAATCTCAATGTCCTGTCTGCGGGTCTTGTTCTCGTCATAGCTGCACTCATGCACAACGATTTTCTCTACAAACTCCCGCAGCAGAGTAGGGGTAAGTTCTTCAAAGCTGGTATGCCGCCGGACAACATTCATAAACTTTTCTGCGTTCACGGTGGCTTCCTGTGCTTTGGAAAGCTCCGCTTGGATAGCAGCGGCTCTTTCTTTCAGCTCCCGTTGTTCTGCTTCATAGTCTGCCGACAGTTCTGTGAAACGCTCGTCTGATATGCGCCCGGTCACGCTGTCCTCATACAGCCGCTTGAAGATAGCGGATAACTCGGCTATGCGTTTCTCGGCGGCTTCCAGTTCCTTTTTCTTGGCGGCGTTCCTGCGTTTGCCCCCGTCCTCGTTCTGCTCAATCAAGAGTTTCATAAACCGGGCTTCATGCTTTGCCGCATAGCTGGTCACTTTCCGCAGATTGGAGAGTACACCAGCGGTCAAGAGGTCGGTGCGGATAAAGTGCGCCGTACAGTCATGGGTGCGTTTCTTGTAGTTGCCGCAGATATAACAGTCCTGCTTGCGCTTGTCCGTCTGGTATCGCTGCTGATACATCACGCTGCCGCAGTCCGCACAGAACAGTATGCCGGAGAACAAACCCACTTCATCATAGCGGTTTGGGCGTTTGCGCTGTTTGCGAAGCTCCTGCACCCGTTCCCATGTCTGGGTGTCTATGATAGGCTCGTGGTGGTTCTCGAAAATCACTTGCTTTTCCGGGGGATTTTCTACACTGTGCTTGACTTTGTAAGAAAGTTTTTCTGTCTTGAAATTTACCAGACAGCCTGTGTATTCCCGGTTTTCAAGGATATGCACTACGGTATTGGTCGCCCACTTGCACTCATAGCCGGGGTGGTAGCGGCGGGTGCTGCCCGTCCTGCGGTATTCCAGCGTTCCCGGCGTGGGGATTTGCTGCTCTGTGAGCATACGGGCTATCTTGGTCGGACCATTCCCGGCAAGACAGAGGTTGTATATCTGCTTGACTACGGGTGCAGCTTCCTCGTCAATGATGAAATTTTCGTCCTCGTCCATGAGGTAGCCATACACAGGCTTGCTTGTGATGGGCTTGCCACTCATGCCTTTTGAGCGTTTTACCGCCCGTATTTTCTTGCTCGTATCTCTCACCAGCCATTCGTTAAAGATATTCCGCAGCGGGGCAAAGTCATTGTCGCCCTGTGCGCTGTCCACTCCGTCATTGATAGCGATGAAGCGGACGCCTTTCTGTGGGAAAATCATTTCCGTGTACATTCCCACTTGCAGGTAGTTTCGCCCTAACCTCGACATATCCTTTACGATAACTGTCCCGACTTTTCCGGCTTCAATGTCCGCAAGCATGGCTTGAAAACCGGGTCTTTGAAAGTTCGCACCAGAATAACCGTCGTCCGTGTACCAGCGCAGATTGGAAAAGCCGTTCTGCTTCGCATAGGTTTCAAGGATACGCTTCTGATTGGAAATGGAA
This Ruminococcus hominis DNA region includes the following protein-coding sequences:
- a CDS encoding CD1108 family mobile element protein is translated as MTRDGLTEENLRDGSVKDISHRSRGRPENKEEFVPERERKKAENEDSKSGKGKRLQMEKIRKSSARQEAVEDTVEVTPEEKVSGYRKKLHRYEKIPDDDNNLNSQKKSIRKKQLQKQMTKEQAKAGRLSFDDEGNQMVKGAGMKPGGTAGKYIATQAVISGIKAVSPEEEETDENAGVESARLVERETEDALRGLRHAQIRSKRTDVKTHRRGYREATVEKKLKFGSAESMEGVKNAETVKKAEQKRHFYNRFFQKKRYKDAYRAARAGKSADSLGGATTIAGVENMTVKAKIALKEIIKRNRAMFAGIGIFALLFLVISVSLGSCSASIEGAGSVIGITTYPSSDEDIYAAENRYAALESALNQQINEMERRHPNYDEYQYNIAEIGHNPYHLISYLTAKYGDWTYSDVENELQALFEAQYHLNTEGRTETVTETRNVRVGESLGQVVTSGYCNCRICCGVWSGGPTASGAYPTANHTIAVDASNPFVPIGTKVVMNGVEYTVEDTGAFARYGVQFDVYYDNHAAASAHGHQTWEAYIADDNGSQEVTVTSTSTKKILYVTLTNGSFDAVARANLNAEQLIIYNALNTTYGNRNYLWDVNNVTSGSGGNGMSYEIPPEALQDEEFARMIREAEKYLGVPYVWGGYSPSGFDCSGFVSYVLNHCGNGWNYGRLTAEGLRGVCTYVSPGEAKPGDLIFFQGTYNTSGASHVGIYVGNNMMIHCGDPIHYSNISTSYWQQHFMCFGRLP
- a CDS encoding VirB6/TrbL-like conjugal transfer protein, CD1112 family, coding for MFSQIFDAIEEWMRELLTGMITSNLDTMFTDVNQKTGEIATQVGQTPQGWNGSIFSMIRNLSDSVIMPIAGIIITLVLCYELISMLTERNNMHDIDTWMFFKYFVKMWIAVYLVSNTFTITMAVFDVGQHVVNSAAGVITGSTAIDISSALTDLSTTLESMEIGELVVLALETLIAGFCMRILSVLITVIMYGRMIEIYLYTSVAPIPFATMSNREWGQIGTNYFRGLFALAFQAFLMMVCVAIYAVLVAGIQYSDNLSSSLFGVMAYTVILCYSLFKTASLSKSIFNAH
- a CDS encoding recombinase family protein, whose product is MLRQTNQQPITALYPRLSHEDELQGESNSISNQKRILETYAKQNGFSNLRWYTDDGYSGANFQRPGFQAMLADIEAGKVGTVIVKDMSRLGRNYLQVGMYTEMIFPQKGVRFIAINDGVDSAQGDNDFAPLRNIFNEWLVRDTSKKIRAVKRSKGMSGKPITSKPVYGYLMDEDENFIIDEEAAPVVKQIYNLCLAGNGPTKIARMLTEQQIPTPGTLEYRRTGSTRRYHPGYECKWATNTVVHILENREYTGCLVNFKTEKLSYKVKHSVENPPEKQVIFENHHEPIIDTQTWERVQELRKQRKRPNRYDEVGLFSGILFCADCGSVMYQQRYQTDKRKQDCYICGNYKKRTHDCTAHFIRTDLLTAGVLSNLRKVTSYAAKHEARFMKLLIEQNEDGGKRRNAAKKKELEAAEKRIAELSAIFKRLYEDSVTGRISDERFTELSADYEAEQRELKERAAAIQAELSKAQEATVNAEKFMNVVRRHTSFEELTPTLLREFVEKIVVHECSYDENKTRRQDIEIYYSFVGKVDLPE
- a CDS encoding CD1107 family mobile element protein — encoded protein: MVKWKKMNKKMAGLLLGVMMLFTASTTAFAYVDESAEASKVETTQTEQSTDKEEKKDEATNTNEVLPEDGTDQGTAFTTPGNGEVKDDITDDSTKEFLTVTTKNNNTFYIVIDRSATSQNVYMLSQIDENDLSEFLDKDSTAAVVTPQPDTSKVVLDETNNEDVDKEATIDPEKTASAKTNMGAMATILILALGGVAAYYYFKIYKPKKEEDEDDQPEGLETGGLEEVPDEEESEDEDFEENEK
- a CDS encoding VirB4-like conjugal transfer ATPase, CD1110 family, with the translated sequence MRKKKNKKTVADTGYKKVDRKEKKKKEKQEEKRRQKKLSVQQSIAYKEMGRDGICRVQGKTYSKCIRFYDINYQLAQNEDKNAIFENWCDFLNYFDASIHFQLSFINHKSSMKEFEQVIRIRPQEDAFDDVRMEYAKMLKQQLAKGNNGLVKSKYITFSIEADNIREAKPKLERIESDILNNFKILGVPAYPLNGVERLQILYETFNPDIMTDFQFDYGSMIRTGLNTKDYVAPTSFVFKDRNTFRMGNTIGAVSYLQILAPELTDKMLAEFLDIDKNLIVNLHVQSVDQMKAIKLVKSKVTDINRMKIEEQKKAVRAGYDMDIIPSDLNTYGGEAKRLLEDLQSRNERMFLVTALFLNTAKTKQALDNAIFQTAGIAQKYNCVLKRLDYQQEEGLMSSVPLGVNHIPIKRALTTTSTAIFVPFTTQELFMAGESLYYGLNALSNNMIMVDRKKLKNPNGLILGTPGSGKSFAAKREITNAFFVTKDDIIIGDPEGEYYPLVHALGGQVVHISPTSKDYINPMDINMDYSDDDNPLGVKSDFVLSLCELIMGSRDGIEAEEKSVIDRCLPLVYQKYFADPKPENMPVLGDLYDCLRKQKEPQAQRIATALEIYVNGSLKVFNHRTNVELNNRIVCFDIKELGKQLKKIGMLIVQDQVWNRVTINRGIKSTRYYIDEFHLLLKEEQTAAYSVEIWKRFRKWGGIPSGITQNIKDLLASREIENIFENSDFILMLNQAAGDRQILAKQLNISPYQLSYVTNSGEGEGLLFYGTTIIPFKDKFDKNLKLYSLMTTKPEEVEKREKEMEAEKHEGNR
- a CDS encoding PrgI family protein, with protein sequence MAYVSVPKDLTKVKNKVAFNLTKRQLICIGIGAAMGIPSYFLLRNVMGNSNAATVMVLLMLPAFLFAMYEKDGMHLEDVLMHMIRVKFLRPPVRKYETENYYETDPEQIKQSPDTGKLKGGKTVAKKEK
- a CDS encoding DUF4315 family protein, with protein sequence MNKKIKKYLDEIAKTEKKIADLQQYLRGVQAALKQEEDNEMIRCIRGMKMDNDQLYDLLDGIQSGKVKFQVSRESDDEGSGSFVFTEENKEEYQNGEMEENE